One segment of Dermochelys coriacea isolate rDerCor1 chromosome 5, rDerCor1.pri.v4, whole genome shotgun sequence DNA contains the following:
- the CKMT2 gene encoding creatine kinase S-type, mitochondrial has translation MTSTFSRLLAGRRTAVLFATVSTGALTTGYLLNHQNVRAGSHERRKLFPPSADYPDLRKHNNCMAECLSPAIYAKLRDKMTPNGYTLDQCIQTGVDNPGHPFIKTVGMVAGDEESYEVFAEIFDPVIKVRHNGYDPYVMKHHTDLDASKITQGQFDEHYVLSSRVRTGRSIRGLSLPPACSRAERREVENVVVTALAGLKGDLAGKYYSLTNMSEKDQQQLIDDHFLFDKPVSPLLTCAGMARDWPDARGIWHNHDKTFLIWINEEDHTRVISMEKSGNMKRVFERFCRGLKEVEQLIKERGWEFMWNERLGYVLTCPSNLGTGLRAGVHVKLPKLSKDPRFSKILENLRLQKRGTGGVDTAAVADVYDISNLDRMGRSEVELVQIVVDGVNYLIDCEKKLEKGQDIKVPPPLPQFGRK, from the exons ATGACTAGCACATTTTCTCGTCTCCTGGCTGGCCGCAGAACTGCTGTGCTTTTTGCAACAGTTAGCACAGGGGCCTTAACCACTGGATACCTATTGAATCATCAGAATGTGAGAGCAGGATCTCATGAAAGACGAAAACTCTTTCCTCCAAG TGCAGACTATCCTGATCTCCGCAAACATAATAACTGCATGGCTGAATGTCTCTCACCAGCAATATATGCTAAATTGAGGGACAAGATGACTCCAAATGGTTATACACTGGACCAGTGTATCCAAACTGGCGTTGACAATCCTGGCCATCCTTTTATTAAAACTGTGGGCATGGTTGCTGGTGATGAAGAATCTTATGAG GTATTTGCTGAGATTTTTGACCCAGTTATTAAAGTGAGACACAATGGCTATGACCCTTATGTAATGAAGCATCACACTGACCTGGATGCATCCAAG ATTACCCAAGGTCAGTTTGATGAGCACTATGTTCTCTCATCACGTGTACGTACTGGTCGCAGTATCCGGGGTCTCAGCCTTCCCCCTGCCTGCTCCAGGGCAGAGAGAAGAGAAGTAGAAAATGTTGTGGTCACTGCTTTGGCTGGGCTTAAAGGAGaccttgctggaaagtattataGCCTGACCAATATGTCTGAGAAGGATCAACAGCAGCTTATTGAT GACCATTTCCTCTTTGATAAGCCAGTGTCCCCTTTGCTAACATGTGCTGGGATGGCACGTGACTGGCCTGATGCTAGAGGAATCTG GCATAACCATGACAAAACATTTCTTATCTGGATTAATGAAGAAGACCATACCAGAGTGATTTCCATGGAAAAAAGTGGCAATATGAAAAGGGTGTTTGAAAGATTTTGCCGTGGTTTAAAAGAG GTTGAACAATTAATTAAAGAACGGGGCTGGGAGTTCATGTGGAATGAACGCTTAGGATATGTTCTGACCTGTCCTTCCAACCTGGGAACAGGATTACGTGCAGGAGTCCATGTTAAACTTCCAAAACTCAGTAAG GATCCCAGGTTTTCAAAGATTCTGGAGAATCTGAGGCTGCAGAAACGTGGCACTGGTGGTGTGGACACAGCAGCTGTGGCAGATGTGTACGATATCTCCAACCTGGACCGCATGGGCCGATCAGAG GTGGAGCTTGTCCAGATAGTTGTTGATGGGGTCAATTATCTGATTGACTGTGAGAAGAAGCTGGAAAAAGGTCAAGACATCAAGgtaccaccacctttgccccagTTTGGAAGGAAGTGA